From Blattabacterium cuenoti:
TCCAAAAATTTTTGTTTTTATCAAATTATTATTCAATATTTCAGGTTTTTCTTTCAAAAATTCACTAATACGAGTTTGCGATACTTTAGCTCTTTCTGAAATAGAAACTACCCATCCTAATATAATAAAAGGAAAGATTAAAACATTGATATATGTAAAAAATTCAGCAATAGTTCCAATTTCTTTTATTTCTCCTTCAAAGTATTTTTTACCACCAAAAAAAAGAATTAATAAATGACAAGTTCCTATGAAAAATATAATAATAGAAGATAATAAAGTGTCAATTCTAGCTAATTCTATATTTTTTTTTTGATATTTTAATATAATTTTTTTATGTTTTTCTTGAAAAAAAGATTCTGATACAAATGATTTAATAATATGAATTCCTGAAAAAGTTTCTTGTATAAAAGAACAGATAAGAGACTGACAAGTTTGAACCTCTTCGCTTTTATTTGTGATATAAACACTAAGATAATAGATAGAAATAAAAAGAATAGGAATGGGCAAAATTACATAGAAAGTCAATATTTTGTTAATTCGTAACATTTGCATAAAAACCATAAAAAAAAGAGTTATAAGATTTAAAAAATACATCATTCCAGGACCTATATATTGTCTTATAAAAGAAACATCCTCTGTAAGACGATTCATTAAATCTCCTGTAGAATTTTTTTTATAAAAAGACAAACTTAATTTTTGATAATGTGAGAAAATTTCATTTTTTATATCAAATTCTATCATTCTAGATGTAGTAATTATACATTGTCGCATATGATATTTGACAAATCCACCTATAATCGGAACTATCAATATAATACTGGTATAAATACAAATATCTTTTTTTAAAGATAGAGAAAGAGAATTTGATGTATTTGAAAAATCTGTAAATATATTTTTTATGGTATTAACAGACTTTCCTATATAAGGAATAGGAAGTAGAGTTAAAATATTTGATATTAAAATTAGTAAAAATCCTATACACAAACGTAATTTGTACCTTTGACAGTATCTTTTGCTAAAAGCAAATAAACCACTCATATAACACACAAAAATACAAACTTTTTAAGTTTGATTTTTTATTTATATAATTGTACGAAAAATTTTGTCGTGCATAGAAAATCAACATGATTATAACAAAAAATGTCAATCAGACGACACTTTAGAATAAGAAGTTTACAATTTTTATATGCTCAACATTTATCTAAAATGGATTCAAATAAAGTTGAAGCAAATATGCTTCAAAGTATTGAATCATTGCACAATCTGTATATTTTTCTTCTCTACTTAATTCTAAAAATTAGAGAAAAAGCTTTAAAAAAAATAAAAAAAAACTTACATGATGATAGTCAAACAGATATTATACAAAAAGTTGCATATAATTCAGTGATAAAAATATTATCTAAAAATAAATATTTAATAGAAGAATATCGTTCTACAAGAAAAAAAGATTCAGGAAAAATTTTATGGAATCAACAAGACGAATATATTTTTCTTTTATTGAAGGAAATGCAAAAATCAAATTTTTGTAAGAAATTTTCTTTTAGAGTATCATGTTCTTCATTTGAAGAAGAAAAAAGATTTATAATAAAATATTATAAAAATTTTGTAATTCCCAATAAAAAATTAATAGAAAATATAGAAGATTTCTATTATTTTAATGGAGAAGAAGATTTATACATAGCTCATACTATGGTATGTAAAACTTTACAGTTTATTAATCATTCTACTCCTAAAAATTTTAAATTATATAATATTTATAAAAACAATGAAAATAAAAAATTTATCATCGATTTGTATCGAAATACAATTTTTCATAAAGAAGAATTTAATAATTTAATTAATGATACATCAAATAATTGGGATATAAAAAGAATAGCAGTTATAGATTTAATTATATTGCAAATGGCTATTTGCGAATTTTTATATTTTCCAAATATACCTCCTAAAGCAACTATGAATGAGTATATAGAAATTACAAAAATATTTTGTATGGAAAAAAGTAAAATTTTTATTAATGGTATATTAGATCAAATATTTAAATTTTTGTATAAAGAAAATAAAATATTCAAAATAGGAAAAGGACTCATGTAAACTTACTTAAATAAAATATTATAATATTTATGTTTCTTTCATTACAACAAAATTCTATTGCAAATACCATTTGGATGTTTGTATTGATTTTCATTATATTTTATTTTTTTATGATACGTCCCCAAATAAAAAAGCAAAAAATTGAAAAACAGTTTCAAGAAAATTTAAAAAAAGGAAATTATATAGTGACAAATTCAGGAATACATGGTAAAATTATAGATATTACAGATCATTTTTGTATACTAGAAACTATTACAGGAAAAATAAAACTTGAAAAAAATACAATTTCAAAAGAATTAACCCAATTACGTTATAATAACAATACTATAATAGATAATGATAAAAAAAACAGAGAATAGAAAAACAAAATTAATAGGAATAACGGGAAAAATGGGATCTGGTAAAAGTTTATTTTCTTCTTTTTTTAAAAAAAAAGGAATTCCTGTTTATTCTTCAGATAAACAAGGAAAAATATTGATGAATCAAATAGGAATTATAAAAAAAAATATTATAAAATGTTTTGGGAAAGATTCTTATAAGGAAAATAAAATAAATAAAACTTTTTTATCTAAAATCGTATTTCGAAATCCTATAGCCTTAAAATTATTATGTAAAATAATACATCCATGGATATCCCTTGATTTTAAACAGTGGATGTATATGCATAAACAACATATATATGTAATAAAAGAATCTGCTATATTATTTGAAAGTAAAAGTTATAAAGAATGTGATTTTATTATCACTATAACTTCCCCAAAAAAAAATATAATGGAAAGAGTAATAAAAAGAGATAATTTAAATGAAGATCAAATTATAGATCGTTTAAAAAATCAAATATCTAATAGAAAAAGAGTAAAAAAATCAAATTTTGTAATTAAAAATTATTTATCCGCATGTTCTTTACAAGAAGAGGCAAATAAAATACATGAACTATTAGAAAATATAGTTGTACGAAAAAATTATTAATTAATAAATATGGGAAAAGGAGATAAAAAAACCAGAAAAGGAAAAATAAGAAATAAAACTTATGGAAATCTTCGTCCAAATCCTAGAAATATAAAAAAAAAGAAAAAAAAAATTAAAGATGTTCATCTTTTTTACCAGTGAAAATAGACAAAAAATATATCAATTGAGCTAAACTACCCAAAGCAGAAACGACATAAGTCATAGCGGCCCAATTTAATGATTCTTTTGCTTTATAATATTCTTGGTAATTCACTACATTCTTATTTCTGAGCCAAGTTAAGGCCCTGTTACTTGCGTCAAATTCTATAGGTAATGTAATAAAAGAAAAAATAACAACTAAAAAAAATAATCCTATTCCTAATTTTAGAATTAAAGAATCTTTTCCTCCTGAACTATAAAAAATAGTTAATCCAGACATTATCGCAATATTAATGAATTTAGAAGTGAAATTTAGAATAGGAATTAAATGATTTCGTAATTTCAGTAAATTATAACCTAATCTATGTTGTAAAGCATGACCACACTCATGAGCTGCCACTGCAACTGAAGCGGCTGTCCTATCATTATAAATTTTTTCACTTAAATTAATTGTTTTATTTATAGGATTATAATGATCAGTTAATTCTCCTTCTACAGAAATAACACTAACATCATAAATTCCATGATCTGTTAACATTTTTTCTGCTATCTCTTTTCCACTCATACGTGAGTGTAAGTAAAGCTGAGAATAATCTCTAAATTTATTTTTTAATATTGTATTGACAATAACACTTACCAGAAAAGTAGTTCCTACAATGAAATAATAAGTCATAAAAATCTATTTTAAACAAAATTATTAATTTATCAATTAAAATGAAAATATATATAAATTAGCTTATATGTCAAACTTTTGACTATGAATATACCAAAAGTAAATAATCTAAAAAGAGTCGTTATTATTGGTGCTGGATTTGCTGGATTACAAGTTGCAAAAAAATTAAGAAGAGATAAATTCCAAGTAATTCTTATAGATAAAAATAATTATCATACTTTTCAACCCTTATTGTATCAAGTGGCAACAGCGGGCTTAGAACCAGATTCTATAGCTCATTCCATTAGAAACATCATCAAAAAAACAAAAAACTTTTTTTTTAGATTAGCCCTTGTTCATTATATCAACATAAAAAAACAAAAAATATATACAAATATAGGAGATTTATTCTATGATTATTTAATTATAGCAACAGGATCTGTTACCAATTATTTTGGTAACAAAAACATAGAGTCTTTTGCTTTACCCATGAAATCTATTCCAGAAGCTTTAAATTTAAGAAGTCTTATTTTACAAGATTTTGAATCTGCTTTATTAACAAAAAATGATAAAGAAAAAAAAAGACTTATGACTTTCGTTATTGTAGGAGGAGGACCTACTGGAGTAGAATTAGCTGGAGCTTTAGCTGAAATGAAAAGATACGTATTACCACATGATTATCCTGATTTAGATATACGATCTATGAATATTCACTTATTACAAGCCACTTCTAGATTATTAGATGGAATGTCTGAAAAATCAGCTAGACAAGCTTACAAAAATTTAAAAGAATTAGGTGTTATCATTTGGTTGAATTGTTTGGTTAAAGATTATAATGGAGAAATAGTTTTTATAGAAAAAAATCAAAAAATAGAATCTTATAACGTAATATGGGCCGCAGGAGTTAAAGGGGCTATTATAAAAGGTTTTTTAAAAGAAGATATGAAAGGAAGTAGAATTTTAGTAGATAATTATCTTAAAGCCATAAGATATCAAAATATTTTTGCTATTGGAGATGTTGCTTATATAAATGAAAATAAACATTATCCTAATGGTCATCCTATGACAGCTCAACCTGCTATACAACAAGGCAATTTTCTAGCGAAAAAATTAAATTGTTTTTTAGATAAAAAAAATGCAAACATGAAGCCTTTTATTTACAAAAATTTAGGTTCTATGGCAACCATAGGCCGAAATAAAGCAGTGTGTGATTTTCCTTATTTAAAATTGAGGGGTTTTTTAGCATGGATTGTTTGGATGTTTGTTCATTTAGTCAGTTTAGTCGGATTCAGAAATAGAGCAATAGCTTTAACAAATTGGATCATTCAATATTTTCATTATCATAAAAGTGTTCGTTTGATTATAAGACCTTTTCATAGGAAAAAAGTCATTTAAAAATAAGTTGAGATAGAATATTTTTTATTTTATTTTCTGTTTCCATATATTCTTGATGGACGTTACTATCTATAGTAATTCCGCTTCCGGCATACAAAGTCATTTCCCTTTCTTTTATTCTTACACATCTTAAATTAAGGTATAACTCCATATTGTTTTGATGAATTATACCAATGTATCCTGTATAAAAATTTCTTTTATATCCCTCATTTTTATGAATGAAATCTAAGGATTCTTTTTTTGGATAACCACATATAGAAGGAGTTGGATGCAAACAATTTAATATTTCATAATAATCAGGTTCATCATAAAAAGAAAAAGAAATTGGAGTTTCTAAATGTTTTAAATGACCTATTTTGATAATTTTAGTATTTTCTACATGAATAGAACTTTTATAAGATTTTAATAAGTCAATAATGTATTTTATTACAATTTTATGTTCTTGAACTTCTTTTTTTGTCCATTTATTAGATCCCCAAATAGTCCCTGCTAAAGCTGATATTTTTAATCTTTTATTATGAGATTTCATTAGTAATTCTGGAGAACATCCCATCCAAAATCCATGATAAAAATCGTACCAAAGACTAATTAAAGCATTAGAATAAGTATAAATCAATTTTATAAATGTATTTTTGAAGTAAAAATTCCGAAAAGGAATTTTTATAGATCGAGATAAAACAACTTTTTTAAAAAATCCTTTTTCTATATTTTTAACAGCTTTTTTTATTAAATTTTCATATTTGTAAGAATATGTTAAAAAAGAAGAATTTTTTTCCCAAAAAAAAGGAAAAATGTTCTCTTTTTTATTTTTATAAAATTTTTGTATATCTACATAATAAATCTTTTTAGGAAATATTTTTATGGTATAATCCTGATTAAAATTTTTAATTAAAAAAAATTTTTCGACTGTACAATCATAGTGTGAATAAAAAAACACTTTATTATCGTAAGGTTTTCTAAAAATTACAAAATTATTATGATTATAATAATTTTTTATAATTTTTTTATATAAAGAAAAAATACTAATTTTTGTTGACATATTTATTTTTTTGGAATTATTATAATATTAGTTAGTTTACAAAAACTAATAATATTTTTTTTTTCATCATAAACATGAACTTGAATAAAATGTAAAGTTTTTCCTTTATGAAATATTTGGGCTTTAGCAAATAAAATTCCTTCTTTTATGGATCGAACATGATTTGCAGAAACTTCAATACTAAAAATATTAAAATTATCTTTTTTTTCATTTTTAATATTTATAAAAGAAATAGAACTTCCAACACTTTCTGATAAAATCAGAATAGCCCCTCCATGTAAATAACCAAAAGGTTGAAAAAGATTATGATTTATAGGCATTTTTGCTATCAGCATATCCAATTTAGGAGATAAAAAAATAAATTGAATTTGCATTTTGTTTATTAATGTATTTTTTTTTAAATCATTTAATTCATTTAATAATTTTTGAATTTTTTTTCTCATGATATAATAAATAATAGAAAAAATAAACGACAAAAAATTTATTATGCAACTAATTTACATTATATTATTTTTTCTATTTTTTTTAAAAAATTAATGAATATGAAAAAAGAAAAACGAGAAGATGAAAATCTTATTCCTTTAATAGGAATAAAAAATCAAATTGTAGGGTTTGAAAAAAAAGGGAAAATTCATACAGAAGGATTGCTACATAGTGCTGTTTCTGTTTTTATTTTTAATCTAGAAGACGATTTAATGTTGCAAAAAAGATCTTCAAAAAAATATCATTCTTCTTTACTATGGACAAATACTTGTTGCACTCATCCTAAAAAAAATGAATCTGTTTTAAAAGCGGCACATCGTTGTTTAATAGAAGAAATGGGTTTTGATTGTTTTCTAGAAAAAAGATTCAGTTTTACTTATCATGAATTTTTTAGTAATGGTTTAATAGAAAATGAGTTAGATCATGTTTTTGTTGGATTCTATAAAGAATCTCCAATTATAAATTTTAAAGAAGTGGATGATTGGAAATGGATTTCATTAAATAAGTTAATTCAAAACATTCGTATTTCTCCAAATTCTTATACCGTTTGGTTAAAAATTATTGTTAAAAATTATTTAAATCAATTAAAATGTTATGATAGCTACTATAAGTCGAAAAGGATATTTTAGTGCGGCACATAGACTTTACAATAATCATTGGGATTATCGAAAAAATATTGAAATCTTTGGAAAATGTGCACATTTAAACTATCATGGGCATAACTACGAATATATTGTGAGTCTTACAGGATTGGTAAATCCGGAAACAGGATTCGTTTTTAATTTACAGAAATTAAAACATATTCTTTCTGATGAAATAGAAAAACTTTTTGATCATAAAAATATTAATTTAGATATTAAAGAATTTGCATCTATCAATCCTACTATAGAAAATATTGTTATTTTCATGTGGAATAAAATAAATAGAAGAATATCTCCTAATTTTAATTTAAAAGTAACTTTGTACGAAACGAAAAATAATTTTGTTGAATATGACGGAAAATTCTAAAAATCTTATTAAAAAAACAATTTTATATGATAATCACATTCGTTTAGGAGCAAAAATGATTAATTATTCTGGATTTTACATGCCACTTCAATATACTTCTTCCATAACGGAACATATGTCCGTAAGAAATCATGCGGGAATTTTTGATGTAAGTCATATGGGAAAATTTATTTTAAAAGGGGAACATTCTGTTGATCTCATTCAATATTTGACCACGAATGATCTATATAAAATAAAAATTGGACAAGCTCAATACACTTGTTTAATTAACGATAAAGGTGGAATTATAGATGATTTAGTTGTTTATAAAATTTCAGAAAAAAAATTTTTACTTATAGTTAATGCTATTAACATTGAAAAAAATAAAAAATGGATAAATGATCACATTAAAAAATATGAATATTTTGATATAGAACTCATAGACACTTCTCTAGAATATTCTCTTTTAGCTATTCAAGGCCCTTTATCTTTATATTATACACAAAAATTAACAAATATTTCATTAAATAAAATTTCTTTTTATCATTTTGAAATAGGAAAGTTTTCAGGAGTAAAAGATGTATTAATTTCTCGTACAGGATATACAGGATCTAAAGGAATAGAAATTTATGTTTCTAATGATAATGCAGAAAAAATATGGAAAGATATTCTAGATGTAGATAAACATAAAATAATTCCTTGTGGAATAGCAAGTAGAAATTCATTAAGACTGGAAATGGGATATCGTTTATATGGACAAGATCTTTCTGAAAAAATAACTCCTATAGAAGCTAATTTAGCTTGGATAATTAAATTTGAAAAAGAATTTATAGCAAAAAAAATATTACAAAGGCAAAAAAAAGAAGGAAAATACAAAAAATTTGTATCCTTTATTGTAGAAGAAAAAAATAAAGTTCCAAGACAAGGTCATTTATTAATAGATGAAAAAGAAACAACCATTGGTTATGTTACTTCTGGTGTTTACTCTCCTGTTCTACAAAAAAGTATTGGATTAGGATATTTTTTAATAAATCAAAAAAAAATAAGTTCTGTATTTCTTTTTATCAGAAAGAAAAAAGTACCTATTAAAATAGTAAAATTACCTTTTATCAGAATACAAAACTAAATATTCGAAAAAGAAAGAAAATGATAGTTCTATCAAAAAAAAAAACATAATATATTTAAAACATATTAAAAAAAATTTTTTGTTGGCTATTCCTGTTTTCTTGACTCAATTAGGTGTAATATGTGTAGGTTTATCTGATAATATAATGATCGGTTTTTTAGGAAAAACAGCATTAGCTTCAGTATCATTAGCTAATGCTGTTTTTTTTATTATGATTATTTTTGGATTTGGAATATCTACTGCTGTTTCTTCTTTAATTGCATCTATAGATGCAAAACAAGAATATAAAAAGGGGGCTATTATTTTCCATCATGGATTAGTTTTGAATTTTTTTTTATCTCTATTTATGTATGGATTAATACATGTATTCTGTTATATTTTTCCTTATTTAGGACAACCTAAAGAAATATTAAATGAAACCATATATTTTTTGAAAATAATATCCATTTCTTTTATCCCTTGGATGATATTCGAAGTTTTTAGAAAATTTTCGGAAGGATTGTCTTTGGTGTTTCCTAGTTTGATTATAACTTGGATCTCTGCTTTTATTAACATTATACTAAATTATATCTTTCTTCATGGAAAATATGGGATTCCAAAATTAGGTATTGTTGGCGTTGCTTATGCTACCCTAATATCTCGCAGTACTATGCTAATAGGTATTTTTATTTTATTGTATAAATATAAAAAAGTACATAATTATTATAATCAATTAAAATATTTTATTTTAAATAAAAAATATATTATAAAAATATTGAAAATAGGAATTCCTTCTGGTTTACATATGTTATTCGAAATGAGTGCTTTTGCTATTTCTTCTTTTATATCAGGAAAATGTGGAATCAAAGTTTTAGCTGCTCATCAAATAGTTATTAGTTTAGTATCTTCTACTTTTCTTCTTAGTACAGGTTTTGCTGTGGCTGCTACAATCAGAATAGGAAATCAATTTGCTCTAAAAAATTATTTAGAATTAATAAGAATAGGAAAATCTATTTTTTTTATGGGGATTATTTTTATGTTAATTTGTAGTTTATTCTTTTTTTTCTTTCGAAGTTACATTCCTTATATTTATATAAAAAATGATGATGAAGTTATTCAACTTGCTGAAAAAATGATTATTATTGCTAGTTTTTTTCAATTATCTGATGGATTACAAGGAATCATTCTCGGAGCATTAAGAGGGTTACAAGATGTTCATATCCCTATGTGGATTAGTTTTTTTTCTTATTGTCTCATTGCTATACCTACAGCATGGTTTTTATCTATTAAAATGGGAGGAATAGGAGTATGGATTGGATTAGGGGTTGGATTAACTATATCAGCTATATTACTTTTTATAAGATATCAAATGATAACTAAAGAACTTATAAAAAAAATACAATAATTATTTGATATTTAAATCAATAAGTATATTATATTATAGTTCGTATTTAAATATCTATATTTGTTATGCAATATATGAAAAAAAAATTTCATAGCATTTTTACCATTTTTTTATAATATATGAAAACATTTCAAGAATACAATTTTTTTAACGATAATATAATTCAAGCTATCGAAGCTATTGGGTTTAAGTATCCTACACCGATACAAGAAAAAGTGATTCCTTTTTTATTATCTTCAAAAAAAGATGTTATAGCATTGGCCCAAACCGGAACAGGAAAAACAGCTGCTTTTGGTCTTCCAATTATCCAAAAAATAAATTTCAAATCTACTTTACCTCAAGCTTTAATTTTATGCCCTACAAGAGAATTATGTATACAAATAACACGTGATCTTTGTAGATTTTCAAAATTTTCATCATTTATAAAAATTGTTTCTTTATATGGTGGAGCAAATATCAATTCTCAAATAAAATCTTTAAAAAATAAAACTCATATTATAGTAGGAACTCCAGGAAGAATTATAGATTTAATCAAAAGAAAAAAATTACATTTTGGTGAAATTCAATATTTAGTCCTTGATGAAGCAGACGAGATGCTAAATATGGGATTTAAAGAGGAATTGGATTATATAATAGAAAAGTTACCAAAAAAAAGACAAAGTCTTTTATTTTCGGCAACAATGTCTAGATATATAAACGTAATAGCTCATAAATATTTAATAGACCCTATAGAAATTGTCACAGGAAAAAAGAATATAGTTTCCGATGATGTTAAACACGTTTATTATATGATAGAAAGTTTGAATAAAAAATATTTAGCCTTGAAAAGGATTGTGGATATAAATCCTGATATTTATGGTATTATATTTTGTAGTACAAAAAAAGAAACTAAAGAAATAGCCGAGTTTTTAATCAAAGATGGTTATAATGCTGATGCTTTATATGGAGATCTATCACAAACACAACGTGAATCTGTTATGAATAGATTTAGAAACAAAAGTTTACAGTTTCTTGTGGCAACAGATGTTGCCGCTCGTGGATTAGATGTTCACAATATTACCCATGTTATTAATTATAATCTTCCAAAAGAAAGTGAAATTTATGTCCATAGAAGTGGACGCACTGGAAGGGCTGGAAACACAGGAATTTCTGTTTGCATTATTCAAACTAAAGAAATTAGAAATTTAAAAGAATTTGAAAAAAAAATTGGAAAAAATTTTGATCGTGTAATGGTTCCTACTGGAGAAGAAATTTGTGAAAAACAACTATTCTATTTTATAGAAAAAGTAAAAAAAACAGTTGTAGATGAAACATTAATGGATAAATTTATTCCTGAAATACAAAAAAATTTAGAATTGTTTGATAAAAAAGAATTGATAAAACGTTTTTCCTGGATTGAGTTCAATCATTTTATAAATTATTATAAAAACTCTAAAGATTTGAATCCAGTTTCTTATTCTTATAAAAAGAACTATAATTCTTTGTTCAACAAAAAAAGAATTTTTTCAAAAACAAAAAAATTAAAGAAAGAATCTTTTTCTAAACTTTTTTTGAATATAGGATTCAAAGATAATTTGACAAAATTAGGATTGATAAACTTAATTAACCAAGCAGTTAATAATTCACATATTAATATTGGTCATATAGAAATATTATCAAATTTTTCATTATTTGAAGTAGAAAAACGTTATAGAAATAAAATATTAATAGGAATGAGTAGAATAAATCATCTGGGAAGACCACTTTCTATAGAAATTAAAAACTAAAACTTTTTTCGTTATGGCAGGGAATATTTTTGGAAATTTGTTTAGAGTTAGTACTTTTGGAGAAAGTCATGGAACAGCATTAGGTGGAATTATTGATGGATGTCCAGCAGGAATAGAATTAAACTTTAAAGAAATTCAATATGAATTGAATAGAAGAAAACCTGGACAATCCTCCATAGTTTCTCAAAGAAACGAACCCGACAAAGTAAACTTCTTATCTGGAATTTTTGATAACAAAACCACAGGGACGCCCATTGGTTTTATTATTTATAATAAAGATCATAAGTCGGATGACTATAATCATATTAGAGAAGTATATAGACCATCACATTCAGATTTAACATATGAAAAAAAATATGGAATAAGAGATTACAGAGGTGGAGGCCGTTCTTCTGCAAGAGAAACGACATGTAGAGTAGTAGCTGGCGCTATTGCTAAACAGTTAATAAAAGATATTACAATTACATCTTATGTTTCTTCTGTAGGAAACATATCTATAAATAAATCTTATCAAGAATTAGACTTATCAAGAAAATCAATAGAAAATAATCCGATAAGATGCCCTGATCCAGATACTGCGGAAAAAATGATATATGAAATAAAAAAAATAAAAAATAAAGGAGATACAATAGGGGGAATTATTACTTGCATAATAAAAAATATTCCAATAGGAATTGGAGAACCAGTTTTTGACAAATTACATGCTGAACTAGGAAAAGCTATGCTTTCAATTAATGCCGTTAAAGGATTTGAATACGGAAGTGGATTTAATGGAACTAAATTAACTGGTTCTCAACATAATGACTTATTTAAAAAAGATGGAAGAACTAAAACAAATTTATCTGGAGGAATACAAGGAGGTATTTCAAATGGAATGGATATTTATTTTAGAATAGCTTTGAAACCTATTGCCACAATAATGCAAAAACAAAAAACCATAGATAAACATGGAAATTTTATCCTTATGGAAGGAAAAGGAAGACATGATCCCTGTGTTTTACCTCGTGCTATTCCTATTGTAGAATCTATGACCGCTTTAGTTTTAGCCGATTATTGGATGTACAGTAAATTATCTAAATATACTTCAATCAAAAATTGAATCAAAAATTTCTCATTTCTATTTTAGGTCCTACCTGTGTAGGTAAAACTTTTCTTTCCTTATTTTTAGCTGAAAAACTAAAAACTGAAATTTTATCTTGTGATTCTAGACAATTTTATAAGGAACTAAAAATAGGAACATCTATGCCTACATCAGAAGAATTGTCACGTATTTCTCATCATTTTATCGGGCATTTAAGTATTCATCAGCTCTACAATGCTAAATTATTTGAAATAGATTTCTTAAAAAGAATTTCTAAATTATTTACTAAATATCCTATATTGATTATGGTAGGAGGATCTAGTTTATATGAAAAAGCAGTAACAGAAGGACTATCTGAATTTCCTGAAATTCGTTTTGATATCAGAAATCATTTAATTTATCATTTTAAAAAAAAAGGAATTTCCTTTTTACAAAAGGAATTTTTAAAATTCAAAAAATCAGGTGAATCAATAGATATTGATA
This genomic window contains:
- a CDS encoding chorismate-binding protein, with translation MSTKISIFSLYKKIIKNYYNHNNFVIFRKPYDNKVFFYSHYDCTVEKFFLIKNFNQDYTIKIFPKKIYYVDIQKFYKNKKENIFPFFWEKNSSFLTYSYKYENLIKKAVKNIEKGFFKKVVLSRSIKIPFRNFYFKNTFIKLIYTYSNALISLWYDFYHGFWMGCSPELLMKSHNKRLKISALAGTIWGSNKWTKKEVQEHKIVIKYIIDLLKSYKSSIHVENTKIIKIGHLKHLETPISFSFYDEPDYYEILNCLHPTPSICGYPKKESLDFIHKNEGYKRNFYTGYIGIIHQNNMELYLNLRCVRIKEREMTLYAGSGITIDSNVHQEYMETENKIKNILSQLIFK
- a CDS encoding hotdog fold thioesterase: MRKKIQKLLNELNDLKKNTLINKMQIQFIFLSPKLDMLIAKMPINHNLFQPFGYLHGGAILILSESVGSSISFINIKNEKKDNFNIFSIEVSANHVRSIKEGILFAKAQIFHKGKTLHFIQVHVYDEKKNIISFCKLTNIIIIPKK
- the idi gene encoding isopentenyl-diphosphate Delta-isomerase — encoded protein: MKKEKREDENLIPLIGIKNQIVGFEKKGKIHTEGLLHSAVSVFIFNLEDDLMLQKRSSKKYHSSLLWTNTCCTHPKKNESVLKAAHRCLIEEMGFDCFLEKRFSFTYHEFFSNGLIENELDHVFVGFYKESPIINFKEVDDWKWISLNKLIQNIRISPNSYTVWLKIIVKNYLNQLKCYDSYYKSKRIF
- a CDS encoding 6-pyruvoyl trahydropterin synthase family protein is translated as MIATISRKGYFSAAHRLYNNHWDYRKNIEIFGKCAHLNYHGHNYEYIVSLTGLVNPETGFVFNLQKLKHILSDEIEKLFDHKNINLDIKEFASINPTIENIVIFMWNKINRRISPNFNLKVTLYETKNNFVEYDGKF
- the gcvT gene encoding glycine cleavage system aminomethyltransferase GcvT; this translates as MTENSKNLIKKTILYDNHIRLGAKMINYSGFYMPLQYTSSITEHMSVRNHAGIFDVSHMGKFILKGEHSVDLIQYLTTNDLYKIKIGQAQYTCLINDKGGIIDDLVVYKISEKKFLLIVNAINIEKNKKWINDHIKKYEYFDIELIDTSLEYSLLAIQGPLSLYYTQKLTNISLNKISFYHFEIGKFSGVKDVLISRTGYTGSKGIEIYVSNDNAEKIWKDILDVDKHKIIPCGIASRNSLRLEMGYRLYGQDLSEKITPIEANLAWIIKFEKEFIAKKILQRQKKEGKYKKFVSFIVEEKNKVPRQGHLLIDEKETTIGYVTSGVYSPVLQKSIGLGYFLINQKKISSVFLFIRKKKVPIKIVKLPFIRIQN
- a CDS encoding MATE family efflux transporter encodes the protein MIGFLGKTALASVSLANAVFFIMIIFGFGISTAVSSLIASIDAKQEYKKGAIIFHHGLVLNFFLSLFMYGLIHVFCYIFPYLGQPKEILNETIYFLKIISISFIPWMIFEVFRKFSEGLSLVFPSLIITWISAFINIILNYIFLHGKYGIPKLGIVGVAYATLISRSTMLIGIFILLYKYKKVHNYYNQLKYFILNKKYIIKILKIGIPSGLHMLFEMSAFAISSFISGKCGIKVLAAHQIVISLVSSTFLLSTGFAVAATIRIGNQFALKNYLELIRIGKSIFFMGIIFMLICSLFFFFFRSYIPYIYIKNDDEVIQLAEKMIIIASFFQLSDGLQGIILGALRGLQDVHIPMWISFFSYCLIAIPTAWFLSIKMGGIGVWIGLGVGLTISAILLFIRYQMITKELIKKIQ
- a CDS encoding DEAD/DEAH box helicase — protein: MKTFQEYNFFNDNIIQAIEAIGFKYPTPIQEKVIPFLLSSKKDVIALAQTGTGKTAAFGLPIIQKINFKSTLPQALILCPTRELCIQITRDLCRFSKFSSFIKIVSLYGGANINSQIKSLKNKTHIIVGTPGRIIDLIKRKKLHFGEIQYLVLDEADEMLNMGFKEELDYIIEKLPKKRQSLLFSATMSRYINVIAHKYLIDPIEIVTGKKNIVSDDVKHVYYMIESLNKKYLALKRIVDINPDIYGIIFCSTKKETKEIAEFLIKDGYNADALYGDLSQTQRESVMNRFRNKSLQFLVATDVAARGLDVHNITHVINYNLPKESEIYVHRSGRTGRAGNTGISVCIIQTKEIRNLKEFEKKIGKNFDRVMVPTGEEICEKQLFYFIEKVKKTVVDETLMDKFIPEIQKNLELFDKKELIKRFSWIEFNHFINYYKNSKDLNPVSYSYKKNYNSLFNKKRIFSKTKKLKKESFSKLFLNIGFKDNLTKLGLINLINQAVNNSHINIGHIEILSNFSLFEVEKRYRNKILIGMSRINHLGRPLSIEIKN